In one window of Mytilus trossulus isolate FHL-02 chromosome 7, PNRI_Mtr1.1.1.hap1, whole genome shotgun sequence DNA:
- the LOC134726024 gene encoding galactocerebrosidase-like, with amino-acid sequence MFSKLFMFILFSYCHSQIITYEVDDSQGLGRRFDGIGAISGGGATSLLVRHYPTKLRDEILDYLFKPNFGASLQILKVEIGGDSQSGEGSEASHMHNSWDENYYRGYEWWMMKEAKKRNPDILLYGLPWGWPGWIGNGTHNPYYNVNTTAVYIIKWIQGAKKHHDLDINFVGIWNELAYSIEYIKTLRRLLDQNGFHDVKIVAVDGGFEIINDMLKDPELSDAIEYIGVHYPGTQSTVAAHKTGKQLWSSEDFSTFNDNIGAGCWARTLNQNYVNGLFTGTIAWNMISGYYNALPFICQSLMTANSPWSGNYVINNPIWVTAHTTQFTAPGWRYLKHNSGVGKLTKGGSYVSLVSHDGKNLTIIMETMTSLHSVCFYQQPKFNVTLQTITLQLKGSFAKIDKMALWYSRLGYDGGQTEMMKYSGPVDVRDGQINLNLYPDMVVTLTTLTTGQKGSHQNPPQDKPFPFPYTENFEEYNETDQPKYMAQQLGCFEVHKSTDGNHGNVLRQMVLEQPVYWTAADRLKRTANLVGDYSWEDITVSIDAKTGEINGTTGVFLAARVDRGGVKTGGALGVFFYLYPSLQMYKLTSDIGGKSVLKFGAAHMATKGWNTLKLILQGYQVEGYLNGQYLFESDIQNVPLTGFVGFGTSYYGYADYDNLAIYNSEKVTPRKDPEVLYFVPRH; translated from the exons atgttttcaaaattgtttatgtttattttatttagctATTGCCATTCTCAGATCATAACTTATGAAGTAGATGATTCCCAAGGACTTGGTAGACGATTTGATGGTATCGGGGCAATCAGTGGGGGAGGG gCAACATCATTACTTGTTAGACACTATCCAACCAAACTTAGAGATGAAATACTGGATTATTTGTTTAAG CCAAACTTTGGAGCAAGtttgcaaattttaaaagtagaGATTGGAGGCGACTCTCAAAGTGGAG AGGGTAGTGAAGCGTCACATATGCACAACAGCTGGGATGAGAATTACTACAGAGGATATGAATGGTGGATGATGAAAGAagctaaaaaa AGGAATCCAGATATATTACTGTATGGTTTACCATGGGGATGGCCTGGCTGGATAGGAAATGGAACCCACAATCCCTATTATAATGTCAACACGACAGCTGTATACATAATCAAGTGGATACAAGGGGCCAAGAAACACCATGACTTAGATATTAATTTTGTTGGG ATATGGAATGAACTAGCTTATAGTATTGAGTATATTAAg ACCTTGAGAAGATTATTAGATCAGAATGGATTTCATGACGTAAAGATAGTCGCTGTTGATGGTGGATTTGAGATAATTAATGATATGCTTAAGGACCCTGAGCTGTCTGATGCTATAGAATACATTGG tgTCCATTATCCTGGTACCCAATCAACAGTAGCAGCACACAAAACAGGGAAGCAGTTGTGGTCATCAGAAGACTTCAGTACATTTAATGACAATATTGGTGCTGGTTGTTGGGCTAGG aCTCTGAATCAGAATTATGTGAATGGCTTATTCACAGG aaCAATTGCCTGGAACATGATATCTGGGTATTATAATGCTTTACCATTTATCTGCCAAAGTTTGATGACAGCAAATTCTCCATGGAGTGGAAACTATGTCATTAACAACCCTATATGGGTAACAG CTCATACCACCCAGTTTACAGCCCCTGGGTGGAGATACCTAAAGCATAACAGTGGAGTGGGGAAACTGACTAAAGGAGGAAGTTATGTGTCACTTGTTAGTCATGATGGGAAGAATCTCACTATTATAATGGAAACCATG ACATCTCTTCATTCAGTGTGTTTTTATCAACAGCCAAAATTCAATGTTACTCTCCAGACTATAACTCTACAGTTGAAGGGAAGTTTT gCTAAGATAGACAAGATGGCACTGTGGTACAGTAGACTGGGATATGATGGAGGACAGACAGAAATGATGAAGTATTCAGGACCAGTTGAT GTAAGAGATGGTCAAATTAATCTAAATCTTTATCCTGACATGGTAGTTACTCTGACTACACTGACCACTGGTCAGAAAGGCAGTCATCAGAATCCACCACAAGATAAACCTTTCCCATTCccatatacagaaaattttgaaG AATACAATGAGACAGACCAGCCGAAGTATATGGCTCAGCAGTTAGGATGCTTTGAAGTACACAAATCTACTGATGGTAACCATGGAAATGTCTTACGTCAGATGGTTCTGGAGCAGCCCGTTTACTGGACTGCTGCAGACAGATTAAAACGGACAGCGAACTTAGTTGGAGATTATTCTTG GGAAGATATAACAGTATCAATAGATGCTAAGACAGGGGAGATAAATGGTACAACTGGAGTATTTCTGGCAGCCAGAGTGGACAGAGGGGGTGTTAAAACAGGAGGAGCTTTAGGGGTATTCTTCTACTTGTACCCTTCCTTACAAATGTACAAGTTGACCTCTGACATTG gTGGTAAATCAGTGTTGAAGTTTGGAGCAGCACACATGGCAACCAAGGGTTGGAATACATTAAAACTAATACTACAG ggTTATCAGGTTGAAGGATATCTGAATGgacaatatttatttgaatcagATATACAGAATGTACCATTGACAGGATTTGTTGGTTTTGGAACATCTTATTATGGTTATGCTGATTACGATAATCTGGCTATTTATAACTCAGAAAAAGTGACACCACGTAAAGATCCAGAAGTATTGTATTTTGTACCAAGACATTAA
- the LOC134727297 gene encoding glycoprotein-N-acetylgalactosamine 3-beta-galactosyltransferase 1-like: protein MENFSAFKRRRRFVVIFLIIFLMFLLTVLQIGPYINVIQSDTHSSKIQQDIYFRKPITRNKSTQSPSPSSILCLVLTTHTTLLSKAKAVNDTWGKRCNKTIFFTNRPTTLPNVVYLDLAQDGRKHLTDKVIRAFEYVYRHFTDYNWFLKADDDTYVILENLRHFLSYFKSDEPVYLGQNYKLYTKQGYNSGGAGYVLSKEALNKLMFGIKYKDCPKDGKDEDVDIGKCLDSQGVPVSDTTDKFNRETFHGGTMEDHMVGPLSDLLKNYPSIPARTGRDCCSTNTITFHYVSPKIMYILDILLYHLTVYGRNYNIGQNAFA from the exons ATGGAAAACTTTTCAGCATTCAAGAGAAGAAGACGTTTTGTTGTGATATTTCTCATAATTTTCTTAATGTTTCTGTTAACCGTCTTGCAGATAGGACCATACATCAATG TTATTCAATCTGATACACACAGTTCAAAGATACaacaagatatttattttagaaaaccaATCACACGAAACAAATCTACTCAGTCACCATCGCCATCTTCAATCCTGTGTCTAGTCCTTACAACACATACTACTTTACTCTCCAAAGCTAAAGCTGTAAATGATACATGGGGAAAACGTTGTAACAAAACCATTTTCTTCACAAACAGACCGACTACACTACCGAATGTCGTTTACTTAGATTTAGCTCAAGATGGCAGAAAACATCTTACAGATAAAGTTATCCGAGcatttgaatatgtatatagACATTTCACAGattataattggtttttaaaaGCTGATGATGACACGTATgttattttggaaaatttaagACACTTCTTATCATACTTTAAAAGTGACGAACCAGTGTATTTGGGCCAAAACTATAAACTGTACACAAAACAAGGGTATAATAGTGGTGGTGCAGGATATGTTCTAAGTAAGGAAGCTTTAAATAAACTAATGTTTGGAATTAAATATAAAGACTGTCCTAAAGATGGCAAAGATGAAGATGTGGATATTGGAAAGTGTTTAGATAGCCAAGGTGTCCCTGTATCTGATACAACAGATAAATTTAATCGAGAAACATTTCATGGTGGAACTATGGAGGACCATATGGTTGGACCGTTATCCGATTTACTGAAGAATTATCCTAGTATACCTGCTAGAacg GGCAGGGACTGCTGCAGTACCAATACAATAACTTTCCATTATGTTTCACCGAAGATCATGTACATATTGGATATCTTACTATATCATTTGACCGTGTATGGACGCAATTATAATATTGGTCAGAATGCGTTTGCTTAA